The Spinacia oleracea cultivar Varoflay chromosome 2, BTI_SOV_V1, whole genome shotgun sequence DNA segment taaattgaaaaatgaTTTGGATATTCTTAACAAGTGCTTTGTTTTATACAGGTTGCACCTTACAAGAGATTAAGGAAGGTAACATTTTTAAGCGCTATTCCAAAGTCGGTTTCAGGAAAGCTTCTCAGACGAGAGCTTATTGAAAAATCGCGATCCAAGCTATAATAAAGCTGTAGCACCATTTTGCTGCATCTCTACTTTCTTGTTCTACAAACTCAATTCATGTTTTACCTGAAAAAAGATACCATGTTTTAGTTGAACGCTGTTATAGAAAATAAACATTCAGGTAATGGTCAGTCAGTTCACCTAATAAAGCTCCAAATTTCATTGTTGGTAATTCCTTTTCTTTGCATTATATGTAAATATGAAATAGGTTAATCAGCGATATCTTGAATCCTTTCATAATTGTGTATACTGAAAATTGTATATCAAAGTGTTGTTGGATTTAAAAAAAGACCGGGGTCCAAAATGGATCCACTTCCATGCCAGATTCTTTGAGCATTTGAATCTATGTTACCtggactcttcattttacctcaaataAAATAACCGTGTTGGACCCTCGAGACTCGGGCATGGGTATGGACACTTGGACACTTTATTTTGGAGCAAAAGTTATGCAATTATTTCACAAAAAGCTGTGTCAGATACATACCCGAGTCCGGGTAACATAGATTTGAACTCCTTCCTGAAAAAACAACGGACTGCAACATCTTTCTTAAATACTTGAGGGATACGGCTGATATAGTTCTCAACCTTGGAATACTTCCTAGTAACTCTGATTCAAGTGATCAAAGATAACACACATAGAACGCATCAGCTAGATCCGTATTCTCTTAAGATGATTGTGGGCCGGGCTTGGTAAGAAAACCCCTTCTGTATGAGTCGAGctgtcgtgcctaagcctaattttactaaatttagcatgCTTTGATCGTGTGGTGATTTATGGTGTTTTCCCAAAAAAGGAATCCCAGGTCCGACCCACGACTTTGTACTCGTGTCGGACCGTGCTTTATTCGTGCCCATAGAGGGGCGCGATTCCCATATGCACTCATGGAGGCTCTTCAAATGTGATGCGAAGATAATCATCAATATATTATGGCAGATTACCAGTTATTTTATGAACGAactgttattaattattaggaCTATCAATAAGGTCAACCAAAAATATAACCGGGGCTTCTGTCCTTTGATGTTATAATTTTCACGTGGATGTCAATTATTTTAGCTGGTTACAAAAAGTTCTTTAAAAGGTGATATTCAAGACCTTGGATCGAATCTTGTCTATATAATTTGTTCCTTGTGGTTTTTTTTGCACCAAAAATAATGTTACGAGCTTCAGTATATTAGTTGTAATAATAGAATCACAATTGATAAACATTTAAAGAGAAAATTAGGCATATGTAGTAATAGAATCTTCAATTAAGAGAATATTTCATAGAAAGGAAAGCATGACTTACTTCAAAGTGATAAGGTTTAACTCGTATCAAATTCATGACTTCATATCATTTTTATGCGTACTACATGTGTTGTTGGGTTGACTACGTGCATCTAGTTGTGAAAATTTAGAATGAAGGTTGGTTCTTGACTCcgtgtggctcattcgcaccaaaaaactTGGGTTATATATTGCTAGTCAATAATTTTCACCTAGAGTATTTAAAATAACAcatattcttatttacaatgggtgtacaataaatattgtacacctgagtaaaagttaacccaaaatgcttaaaagttaagcatatatatgtaaaagttatctatttttaagtgataaattttttcattttagtaaaacttatttcttcaaaatcactaataatgtataaaattaataatttaacccttaaaaatatttatctatcaatttttttttactaatataaaagttaatcaaaactaagttaaagttaaaaaaaaattggttaaagttatcttggtgtacaataaatttattgtacaccttgtgcgcgtaAGACCTtttgttaaaataatcattaatatagtctttcttctttttttttttttttttttaactgttAATAATGTTGTCTACTCCGTAGTATGTACTCCGTAATACATTTGAgctcttttaaaaaaattaaaaatttgagccgtgttttataaaatcatatagATCAATTTCTTATAAATTAACATCTTATTTTACCTAAAATTTAAAGTTAAAAAGGCAAATTTAATTACGGgtcttaaaaaataaataatacacaCGAGTGTATAATAGACATATATTGTATTATCGGAGGTCACACAAACAACTATCCTCCCAATCCATATATTTTCTTGGATGAACTCTACGATAATATATGGGTGCGCTAAcaattaggctccgtttggtttagcgtaaaacgttttcagtgaaaatgatttttcatgcaaaacattttctaaacaaaaacataattccatactaattttcctttgtttggttctttacaagaaaaatcaaagaaaaaaaattgggaGAAGATGGGTGAAAATTGATGGGAATAAGGAAAATGAGGTAAggatgaaaagtggaaaagtggaaaagtggCTTCCCTTCCTTTCAATtggaaaaggtttttccacTTTTGAGTGAGTTATGGGAAATTGTTTTTCATCtcttgccaaaccaaacaacgtaaaatggttgaaaagaaaaaaatcattttccatgaaaaatGTTTTATACCAAACCAAATGAAACCTTAGAACAAACACGCAATTGCATTTTTCATTAAATAAAAGCCATGCAATTACAATTGGTGTTTAATTTCTCTTCAATTTCGAGTTGCTCACAACTTCGCAATTGGAGACCAAATATTATACAAAATGTATATGGAGTAATAACCTATGGATTATGAGAAATAACAGAATTTTTCGGCAACAGTTCGCGGATGTAGGTTTGGTTTTTACCCATGTGGAAGGAGCAATGGaacaatttaaaatatttaccaAAGTCCGACAGTAGGAGCAACTTTTTTGGCAAGGAACAAGGTCAATAATGATGGTCCGCAACCCGGGTTTTGGAAAGTGGAAATAGGACATGCGGATGTCCAAATAAGTTCTCATTTGCAGGTTGATGCGGCTTGGAAAAAGGAGAATAATCGAGCAGGAATGGGATGGTCTTTGGAAGTCATGTCTGGTGATCCTTTACATACAACAACAGGATGTAGTTGGGGAATGACTCATTCAGCGGCTCAAACAGAGGCTTTAGCATGTTTACATGGAATGCAGTGGGCTAAGGACCGTTCTATTAATTATGTCCTAATACTGACGGATTCATCGGTATTGGTTACTAATTTACAAAATCAACAAATGCAAGATGCTCAACAGGAATGGATAATAGCAATGATCCGAAAATGTGGTAAGTTCTTTAACCATTGCGTTGTGCACAAGGTAGGTCGAGATCAAGTGCAAAACACGCATAATCTAGCCAAGAATGCTTTTCAACAGAGCTTTGCACGGGTTTCGTTTGTAAGAGAGTCGGATTAGatttttgtttctttatttatttttattttctgtaATTATGTTTCTTCTTGTACCTTTTGtaattgtcaaaaaaaaaaaaaaattactcatGACATTATACACATACAAATCAAGTGAAATTGGGATTAGCTCAACCTAAAaagtaaaaagtaaaaaaaaaaaaaaaaaaactatatcgAAGGTGATAACTTGTTCATAAAGCAGTCGAAGACTTAAAGGAATCTGGTCTATTTTCTGGAAGCTCCAAAATATCTTCAACGACATCAAAATTTTTATAAGCTCCTTCGATTTTTGGGATATCAAGCATATTTCCAGAGAAGCCATCAGAGCAGCGGATTGAATTGCAAATGTCGGTCATCTGATTAGTGACAATATGTATGTAATTAAAGCCTTGTAATAGTACTCGAGTATTTTCTATTATTTGTAGTGACTATATAGGAGTTGTCCTCGAACGAAGGGGCTCCTAACGTATTCTGCTCCATGTATTTTATAAGTAAATACATGTATTTTATAAGTAAATACATGTATTTTATAAGTAAATACATGTATTGAAAAAAACTcgagcttgttcacgagctTTCGAGTGGAGTAATAGACACTTAGACTTGACTCATTAAGATCTCTAGCTTAACTTGAGTTCGAGTCGAGCCTGATCGAACCAACTGAGTTTTTTGGAGCCGAACATCAAGTATCGCGAGCAGTATCGGGTGCTCGGCTCGGTAACACACAATGAATGCAGTAAATCAGTAATCATCCAAAACAAGTGTTGTATTACTCGTAGTATTGATAAAGGTAAGATGAATGACCCTATTGCACTGGTACCATGTCCGACTCATTGGAAGTGAGGGGGATTATAGGAAAATCCCCACCTCCAAAGAACCCCTAGTGGAGTTTGATCTCGTAATCTTTACCACTAGGCCAAGCCTTATTCGGTACTCCATTAACGGCATTGGGCAAAGCGCTCTCCAAAAATACAGTGCAAACCGCCAAATACCAGTACGTACGTACGTACACTTCCTGAATCCCGACTCATCTCtacaactttctctctcctcttcctcTCGCCAATGTCAGTGTTGAGCGCGCACACACACTCTTCCACCACCAACAAACACAAACCACAGTAGTACAGTACATTCCTGctaatcttctttttttttttttttcgggaAACAAATCACATTAATTGCTCCTGAAATAATGATATTctcctccctataaataccccctcttCCTCCCCTCTGTCTTACTTTCATtccctcactttctctctcctcgtctCTAATTTCAAGCGTTCATCAATGGGGAAGGTTTCTCTCTTCTCTGCTTCATTTTCTCATTTCTCCCCTTTTCACTTTTTTTCTTCTCTACATTGTTGCTCATGACGGACTTACTGACCGTAATTTCCATGAATGTTGCAGGGGAATAAGAATGGCGGAGGAGGAGGCGGTGGAGGTGAAGGAGGAGACAATAAGGACTGTGGAGGTGGCGGCGGAGAGAAAAAGGAcggtggaggtggaggtggcGGCGGTAATCTCAGTATCGTCATGAAAATAGATTTGCACTGTGAAGGCTGCACTAAACGTATTCGAAAATGTATCCTCAAATTTCCAGGtaattttcttcttcatttCCTTCCAGAAATTATACTctgtttttcccttttttcttaAGTAAATTATTTAACTCTGTTTATCGTTCGAGATTATCCTCTGTTTTGTGGTAGAATATTAACAATAGATTGTTGAATATTATGAAtctcaaaataaaaatttgaatggtaagAAAATAATACCCTGtaccttttttttaaataatattatttgTGAAATCTTACGAAATTGGTATTTAATCGTTGTAATTTTAATTTAGTTAAAAGttaccaaatctgaaaatacgtTTAAATGGTAATAAAGTATTTGAGTTcgtctattttatttttaattttttggtgaAATATGACAAAATAAGTAAGAATCAAAGTTAGCTTAATAGTTATTGAATATTTTCTTAATCCGGAAATATTTTGATTGAAAAATGCAGGTGTTTTTAATGTTGAGTTTGAAGGAGAGAGCAAGGTGAAGATCATGGCGCAAAATAAAGTCGATCCAGTGAAGTTAAGAGATGGAATCCAGAAGAAAACTCTGAAAAAGACCGAATTGATCTCCCCTCAACCTCCGAAAAACACCGAGAAAAAGAATGAAAACAAAGACGATAAACCCAAAGAGGTATAAATTCCGGCTTTAATACTCTGTATTTCTTCAACTTCTTTTCCAATTTTGTTCTACTTTTATCAGTGTATGTTTTTGTggggaattaattaaaatcttgaCTTATTTGGGATGTTTGTCAGGAACTTTTACCACTCTTCTCTGAAATTTAATCACCATTTTTTAGTGGAATAAACATTGATATGAGAgtgcatttatttattttcagtaGAAGTACTTGTATTTATTTACGAGCTTTAAGTTTCAGTAAAATTCACCTGCATTAATGGGTTCCAGAAACTAGCACggcattttttaataaaaatattgaaatgattttaaacattaaattaatATATTCCGGTGAATGAATGTGCAGCTGCCGGTGACGACGGTGATGTTGAAGGTGGTTTATCATTGTGACGGCTGTGGTAACAGGTTGTACAAAGCAGTCTCATCGTACAAAGGTAAAATTATCAAATCCCAAAAAACGACAATTAATCATTTTTAACTttggattaataatatttttatttttatttttattgtggAAAAAATAGGTGTTCATGAAGTGAGCATTGAGAAGGAAAAGGACAGGGTGAAGGTGACAGGGAGGATTGAGGCGAAGAAGATGGTGGAGGAGCTGCAGAAGAAGCTTAAGAAGAATGTGGAGATTGCCAATGATAAGAAAGAGAATGGGAAGAAAGGAGGAGATCAGAAGGAAAATGGTGGTGGCGGGGGTGGCGGCAACGGTGGTGGAAACAATGGTGGCGGCGGCaatggtggcggtggtggtggggAAAAGAAAGAGGTGAAACTGGAGTATATGATTAATTCTTCGGGTTATATAGGGATAGTTAATGGGACGGGCCGGGTTGTTGAGATTTTTGACACCCCTCAGTTTTTCagtgatgataacccgaacgcatgCTCAGTTATGTGAGTTGCGGGGTTTTTTGGGTTGGGCTGTTAGGATTTTTGATGggttttggtctgtgtaattaGTTGGGGGGTTTGTTACTCTCAATTTTGGGGATACAATTAAGTTGTGTTAATTTGCATGAAGTTTGTAGATAAGTAAAAAGAGTAGAGCAAGAAAAGAAAGGTAAATCAGAAGTTTTTGTCAGCTTGTACAGGAAAAAGCTAGTAGTACTATTAATATACCCTTCAATGAATTATTTTGATGGGTGGATTATTTTCAGGTGTTCATTTACTTGTGTACCGTCTGATGTTTTTGTTGATTGGTACAAATGGTACAATTTATTACTATCATTATCTCGTCAAAAACATTTGTTTTGCCTATTTTTAAGTCGGGGTCGGCCTGCCTAGGATAGGTAAGCTTGATACGGAAAAGGCATAACCACAATTCAACACTTAGTGTGAAAAACTTGTTTAACTCAAATTGGAATTTGGCTATGTTTAATAgctaaaataagtgaaaatcaggtaaaTAAAATGCATCCTTATTTATCTTGTTTTAGCGGTTATTCCATACGAAGTACTCATAGTAGTTTAAAAGAAAAAACTCAACAACATAATTGACCATTTTTTGGTAGGATTACACACTACAGTAGTACAGTGGATGGTAAATGTGAGTCTAAAAAGCTCTCTTCTTGTCTCTCTATTTCTAGAAGAGTAAATAGGTCTGGAGatccctaaactttgccaaaaggagcagttaggtccctcaagtttcaaaaggagcatttaggtccctcaaaatggatggaaaatgctgctttttgttttccgtcactaacggccgttaaaattcaattaaattaaaaggaaactaaataaaaggcactaaacgacaaaaaaacagttacatttaccatttaccaataattaaataaagggaaattcatttcatttagctttttacaaaaatatagccgttgaggctctcaaaaaacagagtatttaacattccatggccaacaaaacaacaataaaacactttaaaaaaaatctttctTCTCCATCTTCTGCTCTGTGTTTTTTCTCTGTTGCTCCACCATAGCTGACTCTTCTCAACAAAAAGGTATTTTTctgccattttttttaaaatcttaagttagcttattttaacaataattaaacatatttaggaaataattattaaaacgtaatttaTTTGCAGAATGATGATCAGGGCTATCTCTTTGTTCAACAATGGTGATAATGAACACCCTAAGAGGTGCTACTGTGGATTCACAGTATCCATTCAAAAGGCATGGACAAAAGAAAATCCTGGAAGGAGGTTCATTGCTTGTCCAGATTATGATGTTGAAACAAACAAAAGGGGTTGCATCTTTTTTAGATGGATTGATGAACAAGAACCAACAACTTGGCAAACAATTGTCATACTAGGGTTAATGCAAGATAAACAAAGCCTTGCTGCTGAAGTTGATAGTTTTAGGACAAAACTTAGTGAAGCTAGCAATTATGCAAGGAAGAGGGAGGCAGACTATGTGATGAGCAAGATGAGAAGACCTATTAGTGTGAAATGTGAAGTGTGGGTTGTAATCCTAGTGGTTCTGTTTTTTTtaatctggtttgttttaagttaagtgggttaagtgggtaggtaaaatgtaatgatctgcactaatgaaatgtaatgaagactttaaattcaataaaatctaACCTCATGGTCTTTTTTCTAATCTTCTAGCCATTGCAAGATCCTGCAATGCTTGGCTTGATATTGTGTGTCCTTGACTTGGTTGAGTATGTGACAATGGGAAGTCATGTGCAGGGAAGGAGTAGATGGTTTGCTCACCCCCATGATCAGAATAGAAAGCTGCAGGAGGTCTTTGCCTCTGTGGTGTGGGGAAATGTTGTGATATAGGCtgcattaattaaaacaaattaggaACAAGTTGGCTTCAGTACAGTAAAGTAAAAtgtaagaaagaatttgagtctATTGAATGACTTACAGTAGCTATTCTTTGATACCCATTTGGGTAGGTATAAATACACACACCCCTATTGTGCATTGGTATAGGCCGTATAGCTGAACTGGTTCTTGGGTGTTGTTGCTGTGGTGTGGTCTGCTCTGCAGTAGCATGAttgttgctgtgttgttgttgcttaggGGCATTCTTGCAACCCCTTTTGTTGTGGCCTATCACACCACATAAGCTGCATTTCATAGAACAACCTGTTCTCTTCAGTTTACCAGATGCAGTTACCTCTCCAACACCATATCTCCTCTTTGTTTTAGGTCTTCCATTGACCTTTTTCACCTTTGGAGCCACAACAATGCTATCAGAAGTAGGCCACTCTTGAGGACCATTTAAAGGCTCTAACAAAAATTCATATGCCTTCATGTAGGTCTGTTTGCAGAAATATGCATTGACATATTGTTCTGGGTGGTCTACTTTATTCCATCACTAGAAGAAAAaagctcaagtgcgggctcattttaaggggttaagtgcgggcttttacatgtgcagcacatggcttgcccgcacttgatgtttctcaagtgctgccaaaatattggcagcacttgatacttcaagtgctgccaatttacaaaatgagcccgcacttgacaaatttggtgctgccaattttgtaatatgagcccgcacttgacaaagtttgtgctgccaattttgaaaatgagcccgcacttgacaaattttgtgctgccaatttttgaAATTAGCTCGCACTTGACATAAaaatgggcagcacaagcataaaaaagagccgcacttgatatataaatgagccgcaattgatctagaaatttgTTATATAACTGATATCCCTGCTACATATATTATACAATTAGACCAGGCCCACTAGTTAACctccatgcatcacataaaaaaagtatccaattatatagataattaaattaaatagtatataattataaatataaaaattgattacattacaatcctatgaaaaactagcatccataatctaagattcactacaagaaaatatcaaagacgaTAAATGGTAATGAAATTTGCCAACTTTTCTCGAACTTCATTTATCTACTCAATGGTAAAAGGCTGCTCCCTCGGATTGTTGAATACCTAAAGAAGATCGATCatcgagaaaaaaaaaatatgttagttatattataaatattgtatGGTACATTAAAGTAAGACATAATTTGCTCACAACAATGAAATAATGAaccttataataataaaaatggcttatttctctcctcactttcaactaatgaacctaaataagtattttaaacctttGGATGTTttatatacttagttttatgtttcaaacactcattctcacctactttggtcatgttatacacatttaaggctcgtttgttcattatagttcaaattttgactaaaatggcttatttcgctcctaacttttcCACTAATTTTAAACCCTgtacatgtttaatacact contains these protein-coding regions:
- the LOC130467121 gene encoding heavy metal-associated isoprenylated plant protein 3 — its product is MGKGNKNGGGGGGGGEGGDNKDCGGGGGEKKDGGGGGGGGNLSIVMKIDLHCEGCTKRIRKCILKFPGVFNVEFEGESKVKIMAQNKVDPVKLRDGIQKKTLKKTELISPQPPKNTEKKNENKDDKPKELPVTTVMLKVVYHCDGCGNRLYKAVSSYKGVHEVSIEKEKDRVKVTGRIEAKKMVEELQKKLKKNVEIANDKKENGKKGGDQKENGGGGGGGNGGGNNGGGGNGGGGGGEKKEVKLEYMINSSGYIGIVNGTGRVVEIFDTPQFFSDDNPNACSVM